From the genome of Paraburkholderia aromaticivorans, one region includes:
- a CDS encoding ABC transporter substrate-binding protein, which yields MFARFHPTAARSSCARRLSAALLTLSVAAAGLGASVPAHAEGQIRVAEQFGIVYLLLNVARDQQFVEKEGRKQGIDIKVDWVKLSGGAAVNDALLSGAVDIAGAGVGPLLTIWDRTHGKQNVKGVASLGNLPYYLISNNPDVKTIADFTGKDRIAVPAVNVSVQSRVLQYAAAKRWGDKDYNRLDKFTQALPHPDAAAAIIAGGTEITGHFGNPPFQEQELAGNPKAHIVLNSYDVLGGPSSATVLYATEKFRASNPKTYRAFVDALADAARFIAANPDAAADIYIRTNQSKIDRTLLLKVIKDPQVQFKVAPQNTFGLAQFMHRVGVIKNDPQSWKDYFFDDPATAAGS from the coding sequence ATGTTCGCCAGGTTTCACCCGACCGCCGCGCGGTCGTCTTGTGCTCGCCGCCTGTCCGCGGCGCTGCTGACCCTGTCGGTGGCGGCCGCCGGCCTCGGCGCGAGCGTGCCCGCGCATGCCGAAGGGCAAATCCGTGTGGCCGAGCAGTTCGGCATCGTCTATCTGCTGCTGAACGTGGCGCGTGACCAGCAATTCGTCGAGAAAGAAGGGCGTAAGCAGGGCATCGATATCAAGGTCGACTGGGTGAAGCTCTCCGGCGGCGCCGCCGTCAACGATGCGCTGCTCTCCGGCGCGGTGGATATCGCCGGTGCGGGCGTCGGCCCCTTGCTGACGATCTGGGACCGCACGCACGGCAAGCAGAACGTGAAGGGCGTAGCGTCGCTCGGCAATCTGCCGTATTACCTCATCAGCAATAATCCCGACGTCAAGACGATCGCCGACTTCACCGGCAAGGACCGCATCGCGGTGCCGGCCGTCAACGTGTCGGTGCAGTCGCGCGTGCTGCAATACGCGGCGGCGAAACGCTGGGGCGACAAGGATTACAACCGGCTCGACAAATTCACGCAGGCGCTGCCGCATCCCGATGCGGCAGCGGCGATCATCGCGGGCGGTACGGAAATCACCGGGCACTTCGGCAATCCGCCGTTTCAGGAGCAGGAGCTGGCCGGCAATCCGAAAGCGCACATCGTGCTGAATTCGTACGACGTGCTCGGCGGACCGAGTTCGGCGACCGTGCTGTATGCGACGGAGAAATTCCGCGCCAGCAATCCCAAGACCTACCGCGCCTTCGTCGACGCACTGGCGGACGCGGCGCGTTTCATCGCGGCCAATCCCGATGCCGCCGCCGATATCTACATCCGCACCAATCAGTCGAAGATCGACCGCACGCTGTTGCTGAAAGTCATTAAGGATCCGCAGGTGCAGTTCAAGGTCGCGCCGCAAAATACGTTCGGCCTGGCGCAATTCATGCATCGCGTGGGCGTGATCAAGAACGACCCGCAGTCCTGGAAGGATTACTTCTTCGACGATCCGGCAACCGCGGCGGGAAGCTGA
- a CDS encoding TauD/TfdA dioxygenase family protein, which yields MTTAFASTDAGAAGLAHRAQHIEIRAFDGPVGAEVLGLDLGRPLSQDDFDRIHRAHLDHHVLVFRDQRITPDQQIAFSRRFGPLQIHVLHQFQLQGHPEVLVVSNIVENGQPIGLGDAGHYWHSDLSYKEKPSLGSLLHAQELPSEGGDTLFANMHLAWDTLPAHLRASVEGRSAEHTYLAKYAELQKRSPWRPNLSAEQIAQVKPVVHPIVRTHPETGRKALFVSEHFTTRVIGMPEEESQSLLEEIFAHSVRPEHLYRHQWAEHDMVFWDNRSLMHLAAGTPDHLRRKLYRTTIEGNVPF from the coding sequence GTGACGACTGCCTTTGCATCTACCGACGCCGGCGCTGCTGGCCTTGCCCACCGTGCCCAGCACATCGAGATTCGCGCGTTCGACGGCCCCGTCGGCGCGGAAGTGCTCGGCCTCGATCTCGGCCGGCCGCTGAGCCAGGACGATTTCGACCGTATTCACCGCGCGCACCTGGACCATCACGTGCTGGTGTTCCGCGATCAGCGCATCACCCCGGATCAGCAGATCGCTTTCAGCCGCCGCTTCGGTCCGCTGCAGATCCACGTGCTGCACCAGTTCCAGTTGCAGGGCCATCCCGAGGTGCTGGTCGTCTCGAACATTGTCGAGAACGGCCAGCCGATCGGTCTGGGCGACGCCGGGCATTACTGGCATTCGGATCTCTCGTACAAGGAGAAGCCGAGCCTCGGTTCACTGCTGCATGCGCAGGAACTGCCTTCGGAAGGCGGCGACACGCTGTTCGCCAACATGCATCTGGCGTGGGACACGCTGCCCGCGCATTTGCGCGCCTCGGTGGAAGGACGCTCGGCGGAACACACGTATCTCGCCAAATACGCCGAGCTGCAAAAGCGCAGCCCGTGGCGTCCGAACCTTTCCGCCGAGCAGATCGCCCAGGTCAAGCCGGTGGTGCACCCGATCGTACGCACGCATCCGGAGACCGGACGCAAGGCGCTCTTTGTCAGCGAGCATTTCACGACCCGCGTGATCGGCATGCCGGAAGAAGAAAGCCAGTCATTGCTGGAGGAAATTTTCGCGCATAGCGTGCGCCCCGAGCATCTGTACCGGCATCAGTGGGCCGAACACGACATGGTGTTCTGGGACAACCGCTCGCTGATGCATCTCGCGGCCGGCACGCCCGATCATCTGCGCCGCAAACTGTATCGCACGACTATTGAAGGCAACGTGCCGTTCTGA
- a CDS encoding enterotoxin A family protein encodes MEISRTHAPAYVAEMRDPPNRNSPRADTVRRSQKRPSARVASQPRLAGTDPAPASTLSRIRRGGVLGTCGAQSEFRECRGGDALKETAESYQRFDQYDRRRTRGASGRGTCDGLVREAMRRIDRSDPLDPADGGNTPDLRSAVNRISIDADSRSAASRDMFDRIDLFQENGSALALRRYAQGRVDTFDETQDRAQRIATLMSRIHDGMQPGDIAHLRFDRLSTRDGSRHGGHAMLLEREADGRYTLFDPNNGAFVYRNEEAMTHALTGYLNSAYNERGFGLVPHSIEIHRAPQPRGRVAAPPQPLVPPAPSPEPYRSRLYAATARERNTSAQDLRSTTTSGPGAIADAGTGMAVDALVNVASGHVANLAGASADLGERLRNPPTRQAAIDEIHGLQAANRYSVVSTVPNHIRHEGQSNIRNAAQLADDLDQHFGHPYVRDNSLRGYDDDFVEIRFTSRANPADDGTTRARGSVACGDPAVIVQRINPSANYLNDAYQIYDPTAGVFSYRNFADMSSAISSRYGSEYPEEGDTDHASTTWFANLKRSRPVHGASQAEFVVAAESPINNVTLADIAEAHHVAVPPLTLPPEPDMGRLGMPREEVRKRSADTPQASPHTVLFRPSTVTPEALKAQGGFSMESTPLKDVSLAMHNFDVGADPSAVDSAGYLGTFERGSVARERLASGSNDGYIYRVAPTPNMVDVDGSLGAGARDPQTHEQAAMGRIDYTQIVGWQRMQDGRLQPFVANPDYRWDIYNQTRTAGAQPQLARYPVDSPVWNDKRHSPFMSRVSYDGKPAVPRPDQDPNRTQAEFYDHARSQVEYLAGRQARRLDYRGPLTLWGYGDARWQTKLYAGDKGDVYFDYSRRADVPGNTTQFVMGDDGRFHLAGDNNRVLRVDNSGYLYTGAAPSARTNRNGVFEYDGKHLIHAEDRKFLSVGKYSFYPYVTRENLGSRSEWGMTGFDGKPVTPPPINMHTFWSSTAGNRFQLYEFAKNPDSALPPGTTRFVTQVPGIERWDNLLDYVRKWTAKGVGKTAKWLADENAALLFKDGYCVVADGPSQLEARRLDGKLVWRVTIDPATHKARAQRLRALKSNYRIPGLTWSRISADEARNRQLQRMLKSHYDLRG; translated from the coding sequence ATGGAAATAAGCCGTACTCACGCACCAGCCTATGTGGCGGAAATGCGCGACCCGCCGAACCGGAATTCGCCACGCGCGGATACGGTGAGGCGGTCGCAGAAGAGACCGTCTGCGCGCGTCGCCAGTCAGCCGCGACTCGCCGGCACCGACCCCGCGCCCGCCTCGACCCTCTCCCGCATTCGGCGCGGCGGCGTACTCGGCACGTGCGGTGCGCAGTCCGAGTTCCGCGAGTGCCGCGGCGGCGACGCATTGAAGGAAACGGCCGAGTCGTATCAGCGGTTCGATCAGTACGATCGCCGGCGCACGCGCGGGGCGAGCGGCCGGGGAACCTGCGACGGCCTCGTTCGCGAGGCGATGCGCCGCATCGACCGGAGCGACCCGCTCGACCCGGCCGACGGCGGGAACACGCCGGACCTGCGATCCGCTGTCAACCGCATCTCGATCGACGCGGATTCCCGCTCCGCCGCCAGCCGGGACATGTTCGATCGGATCGATCTGTTTCAGGAGAACGGGTCGGCACTCGCCCTCAGGCGGTATGCGCAGGGTCGCGTCGATACGTTCGATGAAACTCAGGATCGCGCCCAGCGCATCGCCACCTTGATGAGCCGTATCCACGACGGGATGCAACCGGGCGACATCGCGCACTTGCGGTTCGACCGGCTCTCCACCCGTGACGGGTCCCGCCACGGCGGCCATGCCATGCTGCTCGAGCGGGAAGCCGACGGCAGGTATACCCTGTTCGATCCGAACAACGGCGCATTCGTGTATCGGAACGAGGAAGCCATGACGCACGCCCTGACGGGGTATCTGAACTCCGCGTACAACGAAAGAGGGTTCGGTCTCGTGCCCCACAGCATCGAGATCCATCGGGCGCCGCAGCCGCGCGGGCGCGTAGCGGCTCCCCCGCAGCCGCTGGTGCCGCCCGCCCCCTCGCCGGAACCTTATCGGTCTCGCCTGTATGCGGCCACCGCGCGCGAGCGGAACACATCGGCGCAGGACCTTCGTTCCACGACCACGAGCGGCCCGGGCGCGATAGCCGATGCCGGCACCGGTATGGCCGTCGACGCGCTCGTCAATGTTGCCAGTGGCCATGTCGCAAACCTGGCAGGTGCTTCAGCCGATCTGGGCGAACGGCTACGCAACCCGCCGACGCGTCAAGCCGCAATCGATGAGATCCACGGCCTGCAGGCTGCGAACCGGTATTCGGTGGTGTCGACGGTGCCGAACCATATCAGGCACGAAGGCCAAAGCAATATTCGAAACGCCGCCCAGTTGGCCGACGATCTCGATCAGCACTTCGGGCATCCCTATGTCCGCGACAACAGCTTGCGGGGCTATGACGACGACTTCGTCGAAATCCGTTTCACGTCCCGCGCCAATCCGGCTGACGACGGGACGACCCGCGCGCGAGGCAGCGTCGCCTGCGGAGATCCGGCGGTGATCGTGCAACGGATCAATCCGTCCGCGAACTATCTGAATGACGCGTACCAGATCTACGATCCGACGGCCGGCGTATTCAGCTACCGGAATTTTGCCGATATGTCGTCCGCGATCAGCAGTCGGTATGGTTCCGAGTACCCGGAAGAGGGCGACACCGACCATGCGAGCACCACGTGGTTTGCCAATCTGAAGCGAAGCCGGCCGGTGCACGGCGCGAGCCAGGCGGAATTCGTCGTCGCGGCAGAATCGCCGATCAACAACGTCACGTTGGCCGATATCGCGGAGGCGCACCACGTGGCCGTGCCGCCCCTCACTCTGCCGCCTGAGCCTGACATGGGGCGGCTCGGCATGCCTCGCGAAGAGGTCAGGAAACGGTCTGCCGACACGCCACAAGCCTCGCCTCACACCGTGCTGTTCCGCCCGTCTACCGTGACGCCCGAAGCGTTGAAGGCACAGGGCGGTTTCAGCATGGAGAGCACGCCGCTGAAAGACGTGAGTCTTGCCATGCACAATTTCGACGTCGGTGCGGATCCGTCAGCCGTCGATTCAGCAGGCTATCTCGGCACGTTCGAGCGTGGCAGCGTGGCGCGGGAGCGCCTCGCGTCCGGGTCGAACGACGGGTACATCTACCGGGTGGCGCCGACACCGAACATGGTGGATGTCGACGGAAGTCTCGGCGCGGGCGCCCGTGACCCGCAGACCCACGAACAGGCAGCGATGGGACGTATCGACTACACGCAGATCGTGGGATGGCAGCGCATGCAGGACGGCAGATTGCAGCCGTTCGTCGCCAATCCGGATTACCGCTGGGATATCTATAACCAGACGCGAACGGCCGGTGCCCAGCCGCAACTGGCGCGCTATCCGGTCGACAGTCCCGTGTGGAACGACAAGCGTCACAGCCCGTTCATGTCACGCGTCTCGTACGACGGCAAACCCGCGGTGCCGAGGCCCGATCAGGATCCGAATCGCACGCAGGCCGAGTTCTACGATCATGCGCGCTCACAGGTGGAGTATCTCGCCGGCCGGCAAGCGCGGCGCCTCGACTATCGCGGCCCGCTGACCCTGTGGGGATACGGCGATGCCAGATGGCAGACCAAGCTGTACGCCGGCGACAAGGGCGACGTTTACTTCGATTATTCGCGCCGAGCCGACGTGCCGGGCAACACTACCCAATTCGTCATGGGCGACGATGGCCGTTTTCACCTCGCCGGCGACAACAACCGGGTGCTTCGCGTGGATAACAGCGGCTACCTTTACACCGGTGCGGCGCCGTCCGCGCGAACCAATCGCAACGGCGTTTTCGAATACGATGGAAAGCACCTCATTCATGCCGAGGATCGCAAGTTTCTCAGTGTCGGCAAGTATTCTTTCTATCCCTATGTCACGAGAGAAAACCTGGGTAGCCGATCCGAATGGGGCATGACCGGTTTTGACGGCAAGCCGGTCACGCCGCCGCCAATCAACATGCACACCTTCTGGAGCAGCACCGCGGGCAACCGGTTCCAGCTCTACGAGTTCGCGAAGAATCCGGATTCAGCCTTGCCGCCGGGTACGACGCGATTCGTCACGCAAGTGCCCGGCATCGAGCGGTGGGACAACCTTCTCGACTACGTCCGCAAGTGGACAGCGAAAGGGGTCGGCAAGACGGCGAAATGGCTGGCGGACGAGAACGCCGCCTTGCTGTTCAAGGATGGCTATTGCGTCGTTGCCGACGGGCCGAGTCAGCTCGAAGCGCGCAGGCTCGACGGCAAGCTCGTGTGGCGCGTGACCATCGACCCGGCAACGCACAAGGCCCGCGCTCAACGCCTGCGCGCGCTCAAGTCCAACTACAGGATTCCTGGGCTCACCTGGAGCAGGATCAGCGCGGATGAGGCGAGGAATCGGCAGCTGCAACGTATGCTCAAGAGCCACTACGACCTGCGCGGCTAG